One region of Oryza sativa Japonica Group chromosome 10, ASM3414082v1 genomic DNA includes:
- the LOC4348008 gene encoding uncharacterized protein isoform X1 translates to MARCFPYTRNPVAESMSSAAAAAVEPGIDKLQKEREMMQKKEKKERKKEKRRQKKAAQLGEKYETDDHHSKHGHKKRKHSGCEIVGEETRKVCNVTMEHLEKSSLSEEHEAPSYSQALRCTPESSLDSTKRLRTEVSSSPSQTRNGVNIRVKFTPTNQRRDPEATTGMSMKPRVTEQSPVKETGMDLSMANRKREFQPHVNTVSVVKQVVSQQKNMSIRNGNCLDESRKVSQQHDAKSMQRVNMVQRVRTKSTPIAAMQRVDPPSSEKAVMQRANPAPTKVMQGVEAAPVKSMQRANPTSTKVMQEVEATPVKAMQIAGHITLSKVFNRESTQVQLRKETGGPLLGGQLNTGRPTLLNKPKVCADPPILLSKPEMLCVEPPGLLNKPKAHVEPPVVKQQQQIVPEAQEEPCSVGSVLAAASPVTEAQQSSSDRKSRKAEKKGRKLADLFVNWKPSPTQMEDTDVGDQDWLFSCRATPKNNCRTFDGSARCQPTEQLFSLQPRAVHLPDLLMYQLPFVVPF, encoded by the exons ATGGCGAGGTGCTTCCCGTACACGCGTAACCCCGTGGCGGAGTCGatgtcttcggcggcggcggcggcggttgagcCGGGGATCGATAAG CTCCAGAAAGAAAGGGAAATGAtgcaaaagaaggaaaagaaggaaaggaagaaagagaaaaggagaCAAAAGAAAGCTGCCCAGCTGGGTGAGAAATATGAGACAGATGATCATCACTCTAAGCATGGCCATAAGAAGAGAAAGCACTCAGGCTGTGAAATAGTTGGCGAGGAGACAAGAAAAGTTTGTAATGTTACCATGGAGCATTTGGAGAAGAGCAGTCTTTCTGAAGAGCATGAGGCTCCTTCCTACAGTCAGGCTTTGCGTTGTACCCCAGAGAGCTCACTGGACAGCACTAAGAGGCTGAGGACTGAAGTGTCAAGTAGCCCTAGTCAAACCAGAAATG GTGTTAACATTCGTGTAAAGTTTACACCTACAAATCAAAGAAGAGACCCAGAAGCAACAACAGGAATGTCAATGAAACCAAGAGTTACTGAACAATCACCAGTCAAAGAAACCGGAATGGATCTGTCCATGGCCAATAGGAAGAGAGAGTTCCAGCCTCATGTCAACACAGTGTCAGTGGTGAAACAAGTTGTCTCCCAACAGAAGAACATGTCTATAAGGAATGGCAATTGTTTGGATGAGTCAAGAAAAGTCAGTCAGCAGCATGATGCAAAGTCCATGCAAAGAGTCAATATGGTGCAGAGAGTTAGAACTAAGTCAACACCGATTGCTGCGATGCAAAGAGTTGATCCGCCTTCATCTGAGAAGGCAGTGATGCAAAGAGCTAATCCTGCGCCCACAAAGGTTATGCAAGGGGTTGAAGCTGCACCTGTGAAGTCAATGCAGAGAGCTAATCCCACGTCCACAAAGGTGatgcaagaggttgaagctacACCTGTGAAAGCAATGCAAATAGCTGGCCATATCACTCTTTCGAAAGTGTTCAACAGAGAGAGTACTCAAGTTCAGTTGAGGAAAGAAACAGGAGGTCCCCTACTTGGGGGCCAGCTTAACACAGGGCGACCTACTCTGCTAAACAAGCCCAAGGTGTGTGCTGATCCACCTATCTTGTTAAGCAAGCCGGAGATGTTGTGTGTTGAGCCACCTGGCTTGTTGAACAAACCGAAGGCGCATGTCGAACCACCTGTTgtcaagcagcagcaacagattGTGCCCGAAGCACAAGAAGAGCCTTGTTCTGTTGGAAGTGTCTTGGCAGCAGCATCCCCAGTAACAGAGGCACAACAGTCCAGCTCTGACCGGAAAAGCCGCAAGGCTGAGAAGAAAGGGAGGAAGCTTGCAGATTTGTTTGTGAACTGGAAACCATCACCCACACAGATGGAAGATACAGATGTTGGTGACCAGGACTGGCTCTTCAGCTGCCGGGCGACCCCTAAAAATAACTGCAGGACCTTCGATGGATCAGCAAGGTGTCAGCCTACCGAGCAGCTCTTCTCGCTGCAGCCCAGAGCAGTCCATTTGCCTGACCTTCTTATGTATCAGCTGCCGTTTGTTGTGCCTTTTTAG
- the LOC4348008 gene encoding uncharacterized protein isoform X2, with translation MARCFPYTRNPVAESMSSAAAAAVEPGIDKKEREMMQKKEKKERKKEKRRQKKAAQLGEKYETDDHHSKHGHKKRKHSGCEIVGEETRKVCNVTMEHLEKSSLSEEHEAPSYSQALRCTPESSLDSTKRLRTEVSSSPSQTRNGVNIRVKFTPTNQRRDPEATTGMSMKPRVTEQSPVKETGMDLSMANRKREFQPHVNTVSVVKQVVSQQKNMSIRNGNCLDESRKVSQQHDAKSMQRVNMVQRVRTKSTPIAAMQRVDPPSSEKAVMQRANPAPTKVMQGVEAAPVKSMQRANPTSTKVMQEVEATPVKAMQIAGHITLSKVFNRESTQVQLRKETGGPLLGGQLNTGRPTLLNKPKVCADPPILLSKPEMLCVEPPGLLNKPKAHVEPPVVKQQQQIVPEAQEEPCSVGSVLAAASPVTEAQQSSSDRKSRKAEKKGRKLADLFVNWKPSPTQMEDTDVGDQDWLFSCRATPKNNCRTFDGSARCQPTEQLFSLQPRAVHLPDLLMYQLPFVVPF, from the exons ATGGCGAGGTGCTTCCCGTACACGCGTAACCCCGTGGCGGAGTCGatgtcttcggcggcggcggcggcggttgagcCGGGGATCGATAAG AAAGAAAGGGAAATGAtgcaaaagaaggaaaagaaggaaaggaagaaagagaaaaggagaCAAAAGAAAGCTGCCCAGCTGGGTGAGAAATATGAGACAGATGATCATCACTCTAAGCATGGCCATAAGAAGAGAAAGCACTCAGGCTGTGAAATAGTTGGCGAGGAGACAAGAAAAGTTTGTAATGTTACCATGGAGCATTTGGAGAAGAGCAGTCTTTCTGAAGAGCATGAGGCTCCTTCCTACAGTCAGGCTTTGCGTTGTACCCCAGAGAGCTCACTGGACAGCACTAAGAGGCTGAGGACTGAAGTGTCAAGTAGCCCTAGTCAAACCAGAAATG GTGTTAACATTCGTGTAAAGTTTACACCTACAAATCAAAGAAGAGACCCAGAAGCAACAACAGGAATGTCAATGAAACCAAGAGTTACTGAACAATCACCAGTCAAAGAAACCGGAATGGATCTGTCCATGGCCAATAGGAAGAGAGAGTTCCAGCCTCATGTCAACACAGTGTCAGTGGTGAAACAAGTTGTCTCCCAACAGAAGAACATGTCTATAAGGAATGGCAATTGTTTGGATGAGTCAAGAAAAGTCAGTCAGCAGCATGATGCAAAGTCCATGCAAAGAGTCAATATGGTGCAGAGAGTTAGAACTAAGTCAACACCGATTGCTGCGATGCAAAGAGTTGATCCGCCTTCATCTGAGAAGGCAGTGATGCAAAGAGCTAATCCTGCGCCCACAAAGGTTATGCAAGGGGTTGAAGCTGCACCTGTGAAGTCAATGCAGAGAGCTAATCCCACGTCCACAAAGGTGatgcaagaggttgaagctacACCTGTGAAAGCAATGCAAATAGCTGGCCATATCACTCTTTCGAAAGTGTTCAACAGAGAGAGTACTCAAGTTCAGTTGAGGAAAGAAACAGGAGGTCCCCTACTTGGGGGCCAGCTTAACACAGGGCGACCTACTCTGCTAAACAAGCCCAAGGTGTGTGCTGATCCACCTATCTTGTTAAGCAAGCCGGAGATGTTGTGTGTTGAGCCACCTGGCTTGTTGAACAAACCGAAGGCGCATGTCGAACCACCTGTTgtcaagcagcagcaacagattGTGCCCGAAGCACAAGAAGAGCCTTGTTCTGTTGGAAGTGTCTTGGCAGCAGCATCCCCAGTAACAGAGGCACAACAGTCCAGCTCTGACCGGAAAAGCCGCAAGGCTGAGAAGAAAGGGAGGAAGCTTGCAGATTTGTTTGTGAACTGGAAACCATCACCCACACAGATGGAAGATACAGATGTTGGTGACCAGGACTGGCTCTTCAGCTGCCGGGCGACCCCTAAAAATAACTGCAGGACCTTCGATGGATCAGCAAGGTGTCAGCCTACCGAGCAGCTCTTCTCGCTGCAGCCCAGAGCAGTCCATTTGCCTGACCTTCTTATGTATCAGCTGCCGTTTGTTGTGCCTTTTTAG